The Pyrus communis chromosome 2, drPyrComm1.1, whole genome shotgun sequence genome includes a window with the following:
- the LOC137725023 gene encoding uncharacterized protein, whose amino-acid sequence MIHYLPKFHGFSIEDANKHFMEFHVVCLGMRPANVDEEQVKLRAFAFTLEAKAKEWLYNLPLGSMNTWNQVKQAFLEQYFSATKAASIRKGICAIRQHGEPYGDYYERFTHLVASCPNHQISEHLLIQYFYEGLCGTDRVTLDAASRGAFMDKTPTNAKALVKNIAGNTRQFGGKDELPLKKVNEVMVAPKQVCGVCSIMGHATDMCPSLMDQGGLEQANALGGFQGQQRQKYDPYSNNYNPGWRDHPHLKWNNQDNRQQSVPNNYNRLPGFF is encoded by the exons ATGATTCACTACTTGCCTAAGTTCCATGGCTTCTCAATAGAGGATGCCAACAAGCATTTCATGGAGTTTCATGTGGTATGCTTGGGAATGAGACCAGCCAATGTGGATGAGGAGCAAGTCAAGTTGAGGGCATTCGCATTTACATTAGAAGCTAAGGCAAAAGAGTGGCTTTACAATTTACCTTTGGGATCAATGAACACATGGAACCAGGTGAAGCAAGCATTCTTGGAGCAATATTTTTCGGCCACAAAAGCTGCAAGCATAAGGAAAGGCATATGTGCAATCCGACAACATGGAGAGCCCTATGGAGATTACTATGAGCGATTCACACATTTGGTTGCATCTTGTCCTAATCATCAAATTTCAGAGCATCTTTTAATACAGTATTTTTATGAAGGATTGTGTGGTACTGATCGTGTAACGCTTGATGCAGCAAGTAGAGGAGCATTCATGGACAAGACACCAACAAATGCTAAGGCATTAGTAAAGAACATTGCTGGCAACACACGACAATTTGGAGGAAAAGATGAGCTACCTCTTAAgaaagttaatgag GTTATGGTGGCTCCAAAACAAGTGTGTGGTGTATGTTCAATAATGGGACATGCCACAGACATGTGCCCTTCGTTAATGGATCAAGGTGGTCTTGAGCAAGCTAATGCATTAGGAGGGTTTCAGGGGCAACAAAGACAAAAGtatgatccatactccaacaaCTATAACCCGGGGTGGCGTGATCACCCACACTTAAAGTGGAACAATCAAGACAACAGACAACAATCTGTTCCCAATAACTATAACCGTCTACCTGGCTTCTTTTAA